TTCGGCGGCCACCCGGTCGCGCTGCTCGGCGACCTGGACGCTCTGGTAGAGCGCGGCGGCGCCGCCCGCGAGGGAGAGGACCAGCAACACCGCCATCGCCATGGTGAGCAGGCGGCGGCGGCGGGTGCGGCGCCGGGTGAGGCCACTCGCGGCGGCGAGGAAGTCACGTTCCAGCGGGGTGAGCGTCAGATGCCGCCGCCCGGTGGCGGCCCAGCCGAGCGCCACCTGCAGCCGGCTGCCCTGGAGCAGGTCGCCGTTGCGGCGCCCGTGCGCGTCCCAGGTGTGCGCCGCCTGGTTGATCTCGGTGAGGACGGGCAGCCCGTCGCGGTCGGCGTCCACCCAGGCACGCAGCCGGGGCCAGGCGCGCAGTACGGCCGGGCGGGAGATGGCGACCTTGCCGTCGCGTTCGGCGAGCAGGTAGCCGAAGACGTCGAGGATGCGGCGGCGCGCTTCGGGCCGTTCAGGCAGCAGGTCGGCCGCGGGCACCCGCCGTACGGTCTCCAGGCCGTCGGCGTCGAGCGCGACCAGCCGCAGCAGCAGCTCCGGCACGACCGCGCGCTCGTCCTCCCCGAGCATGGCGTAGGCGTCCTCGGCCAGGGCTCCCAGGGCGGGGTCCGCCGCGCCGTCCGCGCGCAGAGCATCGGCGCGGCCGCCGCCCGCGCTGAGCGGGCCGGCCTCTCCGGCGCCCGCCAGGGCGAGGAGGAGGTCACGCGCGGCCGGCCGGCGGGCGGGGTCCTTGTTCAGCGCGGCGGCCACCAGCGGGCGCACACCGGGTGGCAGCGCGCTCAGGTCGGGGTCGTGGGACAGCACGCGGTGCAGCACCGCGCCGAGGTCGTCGGCCCTGAACGGGTCCTCGCCGGTCGCCGCGAACACCATGACGGCGCCCCAGGCGAACACGTCGGCCGCCGGTCCCGCGCGCTGCCCGGTGAGGAGCTCGGGAGCCATGTAGGTCGGGGTGCCGGCGATGAGACCGTCGGCGGTCAGCGACATCTCCGCGGTGCGGGCGACCCCGAAGTCGATCAGCCGGGGGCCGTCGGGGCCGAGCAGGACGTTGTCCGGCTTGAGGTCGCGGTGGACGACGCCGGCCTCGTGGATGGCGGTCAGCGCGGTCGCGACGGCCGTCGCCAGGCGGTGCAGGTCGTCCCCGGCGAACCGCCGCCCGGCCCGGCGCAGATCGAGCCCCTCGACATACTCGCTGACGATGTACGGCGCCGCCGCCCCGGGGTCGGCGTCGATCACCCGGGCCGTGCAGAACGAGGCGACGCGCCGGGCCGCGGCGACCTCCTTGCGGAGCCTGTCGCGCATGCCGGCGTCGGCGGCGGCGTGCAGGACCTTGAGGGCGACCCGGGCGCCGTCGGCGTCGTACGCCTCGTAGACGACCCCTTGGCCGCCCGCGCCGAGCCTGCCCGCCAGCCAGTAGCCGCCGATCCGGTCGGGGTCTCCCGCTTGCAACGCGTCCATGCCGCCTCCTCGGAGGGTTGGACGCACGGTGGGGGCCGCGGGTTCGTGGGTCCATCGGTGGATGCCCTTGACGGCCCAGCCGGTGAGCCGTCGCACCGCCCAGACGTGGGGCCAGGGAACAGATGTGATTTTTTGCCGTCGGGCCGAACTTCCACCGCACCACGCCCATCCAACTATGCAGAGAGCGGGCTTCACCGGAGGCTCCAGCGCTGACTCCGGACGGGGCACCCATCCGTTTCTCGTCGCTCGTCAGGCCTCTGCCGCCACTGGCCGGACGCGTCTGTGACGCGTGGGCCGTCGGGGCTGTCGCGCGCCGCTCCCGGCCGGACCAGGTTGACGTCCGGTGCCAGGCGCGGAAGCCGGAGCGGTTGACACCAATGGAATCGAAGGAGAATCCGATGAGGAAGCTGGGAACGTACACGCTGGCCGTACTGGCCGCCGCCGGGTTCGGCCTGTCCGCCGTGCCCGCGGCGCAGGCGTCCACCACCCACCAGGCGTCCGCCGAAACGGTCGTGTCACTCCGGGGGAAGGTCCCGTCCTGCGTGAACGTCTGGTCCAGGACCGGGAGGGTGACCAAGACCGGCTACGCGCAGAACAACTGCGGACGCACCCTGCACATGAAGATCGTCTGGGCGCACGGCGCGGACGGCGACTGCCAGACGGCGTACCCCGGAAAGACGATCTCCTACTGGGTCCCGAGGGGGATCCGCACGTTCGACGGCGCCAAGACCTGCTGACCCGGCGGTCTCCGGTGTCCGTGATCCGACCGGCGTTCGACGCCCTGACCTGGCCGGTCTCCGGCGGCGGCGCGCCGGCCCGGTGAGGATCAGACGGTGAGGACGAGTCCGCGGCACTCGGTCACCCCGAGGGCCGCGGCCTTTCGGCCCGTCAGATCCGGCCGTTGCGCCGGAGGATGTCGACGGCACGCACGGTGGTGTGCCCGCGCCAGTCGAGGGCGCCCGCGGGCGAGATCGTGGCGTAGTCGACGGTCCAGCCGCCGTCGTCCTGTTGCAGGGCGGCCAGGCGGTCCAGGTCCGCGGAGATCACCTCCGGGGCGAACAGCGCCCGCGCCGGCCGGTCGGGGAAGGGGGCGAAGTCGAGCGGGTGCAGCGTCTCCTCCTCGGTGCCGCCCTCGACGTGCATCCGTCCGTCGGCGGGGATGTGCTTGCCCAGGCGACTCAGGAGATCGGCCGCGTCGGGCAGGGCGTCGTGGACGGCGTCGAGGAACCGTACGGCGAAGGCCAGCACGTAGGCGTGGGTCGTGTGGTCGACCTCCTCGGCGGCGGCGAGGCAGTAGCGGGTGGCCTGGGCGAGCCACGGGTGGGCGGCGACCGCCGGATCGTGGGCGGCGACGCGGTGGGCCGCGGCCACGGTCACGGCCGTGATCTGCAACGAGGAGACCGTGGTGTCGGCGCCGGTCCACCAGGGGGCGCTCCCGGCGTCGGTGGTGAGGGGCAGCGCGAACGGCAGGCCGCCGTCGGGCAGGGAGACCGACCGCAGCCAGTCGCACAGCCCCGTGGCCTCCGGAGCGGTGGCCGGGGCGATCTCCTCGAACACCTCGAAGGCGTGCGCCGCGGCTCCCGGCTGGCTCTCCGGGGAGCGCAGGTCGGGCTCCAGGCCCCAGCCGTAGCCGCCGTCGGGGTTGCGGTAGCCGTCCAGGGCGGCCAGCACGGCGTCGGGGCCGGTCTTCTCCGTCAGCGACTGGAAGCGGCGGCGGTCCAGGAGGCGTGCGTGAGCGGCCATGAAGGAGGCCGCCGAGGAAAGGTCGATGCTCATGCCTTCACCTTCCCCTGCCACGGCGCCGCGGTCTTGCAGGAATCGGCCGTCACCGTCAATGATCTTCGGCCCGGCAGTCGCTACGACGTCGAAGTAGCCACGGTCAGTGCCGACGCCGGGGCGGAGCAGGATGCTTGGTCACGGCGGCGATGGCCTCGCTGCCGGGTTTGACGTAGCGCATGGCGGTGCGAGGGTTCTTGCGGCGGGTCTTGCCCATGACGAGCTGCAGTGGGACTTCTGCCTGGCCGATCTCGGTGTCGGCGACCTCGGCCAATGGACGGGCAACCACAACTCGTCCTCTGCGACGGCCGGACCCACGCCTTCTCCAGGGTTCTCACCCCGGACAAGCTCGGGCGCATCCGGCTAGCCTCCAGGCACCGTGGTCATTGACGCCGCCCCCAGAGCATCACGACGGCCAGCAGTCCCAACCCTCCCACCATCGACAAGATGACCAGGTAGGCGGTGACAGCGGTATCGATCTCGCCGGCGCCGCCCGTCTGCTCCCACGACTGATCGCAGGCCGCACTCACGGCCCGCTGTTCCTGGCCGAAGACGGCTGGTCAGCCCCCATGTTCATGGCCCTGTCCGGCCACGAGAACATCCGCAGCCTGGCCATCTACACCAACGTCAGCGCCGAAGCCGTCGACGCCGCCCTCGCCGAACACGACCCTGCCCGCCGCCACCGCTGAACAGCACCCCGCCTACTTCGCCCCTGGTGCGCCGATCCTTAACGGCACCCCCGGGAGGGTGAGACGGGCGCCGTCTCGCCGGAACCGCCGGACGAACCGGAGGCGGCGAGGTCGAGGAGCGTCATCGCGTCGTGGTCCGGGCTGCCGGGCGGCGCCATGTAGACGATGAGGCGCTGGCCTTGTGCGCGGTTCAGGGACAGCCCCTCGTGCGAGAGCGTCATCGTGCCGACCTCCGGGTGCCGGAGCGTCTTCTCGCCGTCGCCGATCGTGTGCACCTCGTACCGCTCCCAGAGCCGGTTGAAGTCGGGGCTCTTGACGATCAGCTCACCTACGAGTGAGGCGAGATCCGGGGCATCCGGATCGGTGCCGGCGATCGCCCGCAGCTGGGCGACGCACCCCTTGGCCTTCTGTTCCCAGTCCGCCCACAGCTCGCGGGCAGCCGGGTGCAGGAAGGTGTACCGGACGGTGTTCCGCTGCCGCTCCGGCCAGTCGGCGATGCCGTGGAGCAGCCGCAGCCCGCCGGGATTGGCCGCCAGCAGGTCGTTGGTGCGGCTCACGACGTACGCCGGGTTGGGCCGGAGCGTCTCCAGAAGCTGCGTGACGGTCGGACGGACCCGCCGCGACGGCAGGGGACGGGGCTCGGGCGCACGCCGCGCCGCCCGCGCCGCCAGCTCGCGCAGGAAGCCGCGCTCCTCCTCGTTGAGGCGGAGCGCGTCGGCCAGCGCCTCGACCACGGAGGGGCTCGGATGGGTCTCCTTGCCGCGTTCCAGACGTACGTAGTAGTCGATGCTCACACCGGCCAGCGCCGCCAGCTCCTCCCGGCGCAGACCCGGCGTACGGCGCGTGCCGGTTCCGGCGGGCAGCCCGACGTCTGCCGGGCGTACGCCGCCACGGCGAGCCTGCAGAAACTTCCCGAACTCGGTCATGTCGTCATTTTGCCAGCGTGTGGTCACGGGTCCGGCCCGGAGCCTGGCCCTGTCACACCCCCCTATGGCGCACCCCGGAAGATCACGGTCTGCCCCGCCCTCGCGAGCCTCACCAGCCTGGACGGATGACCCCTCTTGCACCAGCCCGCGCGTCACAGGATGCCCGGCAACGCACGGCCGCACCGAAGCTGATCCTGGCGACCACGTTCATGGGCATCTTTCTGCTCAACCTCGACGCCATGGCGATGAACGTGGCGCTGCCCGGGATCGGGCGGGCCTTCGGCGGCAGCACGGCGGGACTGCAATGGATCGTGGACGCCTACACGCTGATGTTCGCCGCGCTCCTGCTTTCCGCGGGCACGCTCTCCGACCGCATCGGGGCGAGCCGCGCGTTCGGCGCCGGCGTCGCGCTCTTCACGGTCGCCTCGGCGGCCTGCGCACTGGCGCCGGGGCTGGGCGAGCTGATCGCCGCCCGCCTGATCCAGGGGAGCGCGGCGGCGATCATGCTGCCCTCCTCGCTGGCCCTCGTCCGGCAGGCCTTCCCGGACGCGGCCGCACTGGCACGGGCCATCGCGCTGTGGACCATGGCCGGAGCCGTCGCGGTTGCCGCCGGCCCGGTGGCTGGCGGGGTGCTGTCCAGCACCCTGAGCTGGCGGGCGATCTTCGTCGTCAACCTGCCCGTCGGCATCGCCGCCCTCGCGGTGTTGACCCGCGCGGAGCGCTCGCCGCGCCGTGCCACGCCGCTCGATCCGTACGGCCAGCTCACGGCGATCGTCGCGCTCGCGGCGCTCACCTTCGGGGTGATCGACGGAGGGGAGAACGGCTTCGGCGAGCCCGTGGTGCTGGGCTGCCTGGGGCTCGCCGCGGTGGCGACGGCCGCGTTCATCATGATCGAGGCACGTACCGCCGCGCCGATGGTCCCGCTCGACCTCTTCCGTTCGCGCACGGTGACGGTTTCGGTCGTGATCGGCTTCGCCGTCAATGCCGCGTTCTACGGGCTGGTGTTCGTGCTGAGCCTGTTCTTGCAGGACGTTCTGAACCTGTCCGTCATGGCCGCGGGACTGATGTTCCTACCGATGATGGCCGTGATCGCCGGAGCCAACCTGGCCTCGGCCAGGGCTTCGGCACGCTCTGGGCCGCGGATGCCGATCGCCGTAGGACAAGCGATCTTCGCACTGGCGATGTTCGGCCTGCTCTGGATGGACGAGGGGACCAGCAGACCAGTGATCGCGGCGATGCTCATCCCGGTCGGCCTCGGCCTAGGTTTCGCCGTACCTTCCCTGACCGCCATCCTGCTGAACGACATCGCCGCGGACCGGGCCGGAATGGCCGCCGGGATCCTGAACTCCTTCCGGCAGACGGGCGGCGCGCTCGCCGTGGCCGTCTTCGGAGCCTTGGTCGCGGACCGGGGTGAGTTCATTGTGGGTCTGCGGGTCGCCTTGTGCGTCGCGGCTGTGATGCTGGTAGCCACCACGGCCGCGGCCCTCATGCTGCCGCGCGGCCGTAGCTGACGGGACGGTGACGGGGATGTCTGGCGCGGGGCCCGGTAAGGAACTCAACCGGCTGAGGCGGCACCCTAGTCGGTGGTTTGTCAGGGCCGGGCATAGAGGTTGAGGGATCGTCCCGCAGTGACGGCTGTGACCAGGCCCTGTAGTTCAGCGGGCGGGGGCCTGCTCGACCAGTCGCGCCACCAGCGTTGCAGCAGTGCGCAGGAGGTCAGCCGGCCGCGTACTCCTCCAACGGACCCGGCGCCGGCGGACACGGACGTCGCGCGGTCGCCATCACGACCACCCCCGAACAGCATCGGCCATCCCTATCCACCGGCTTGCTGCGACATCAACCCCATGTCAACAAACCACCGACTAGCCGGAAGGACTGCCCCCGTAACAACGTCCATGGTTACGTAGGTCCGACCGGTGGCAGCGGAGAGGTTGGGATCGTAGCCGTTGCTTCGGAAGGCCCAGCGAAAGATACGCAGGCGATCGGGGATGTCGGTAAGGCTCGCACCACCAGCCGCCATCTGTGATCGGAAGTGCCGAGTTGCTGGTTGGTGCCGTACTGCACGGCGCCGCGGACGCGATCGCCGCAGGCGAGCAACCACAGCGGTGGCGGGCGGGCCGTACGCGGCCTCACCCGTCACCGGCTCGCGGTCAGGCGTCCCAGGTGACCGGGAGGCTCTTCACCCCGTAGATGTCCGCGATCTCCGGGCGCAGGGCGACCTCATCGGCAGGTACGGCCAGGCGCAGCGTGGGGAAGCGGTTGAGCAGCGCGGGGAGCGCGACGCGCATCTCGACGCGGGCCAGCTGCTGGCCCAGGCACTGGTGGATGCCGTGGCTGAAGGCCAGGTGCCCGCCCTCCTGCCTGCGCACGTCGAGCACGTGGGGGTCGGTGAAGCGCTCGGGGTCGCGGTTGGCGGTGTGGAGAGACAGGATGACCGTCGTGCCGGCCTTGATGGTCTGGCCGCCCAGCTCGACGTCCTCCAGCGCGACCCTCGCGAACTGCTTGGCGACGCTCAGATACCGCAGCAGCTCCTCCACGGCCCCGTCGGTGAGCGCGGGCTCGGCGCGCAGCGCAGCCAGCTGCTCCGGGTTCTGCAGCAGCGCGAAAGTGCCCAGCGCCAGCATGTTCGCGGTGGTGTCGAACCCGGCCGACAGCAGGATCAGGGCGATCCCCCGCAGCTCCTCATCGGTCAGGTCGCTGTCGAGCAGGTCGCTGAGCAGGTCGTCGGTGGGGTCGGCGCGCTTGGCGGCCACCAACTCGGCAAGGTACTGCTGGGTCGCGGTGTAGGCCGCGATCAGTTCCTCGTCGCCGACCTCGCCGCCGAGGAACTTGTCGATGTTGTCCTGGAAGGAGCCCCGGTCCTCGTACGGCACGCCCAGCAGCTCACAGATGATGATGGCGGGGATGGGCTTGGCGAACGCGGTCACCAGGTCCGCCGGCGGCCCGGCCTGCTCCATGGCGTCCAGGTGCTCGGCGGTGACCTGCTCGACGCGCTCGGTGAGCAGTCGCATCCGCCGGACGGTGAACTTGCCCACCAGCGGTTTGCGGTAGCGGCCGTGCTGGGGCTCGTCCATGAGCAGGAACTCCCCGGGCGGCGCCGGGGGGACCTCGATGTCGCCGTAGTCGACCAGCGGGTGGTGGCGCATGAGCTCCTTGCGTGAGCTGAAGCGCGGGTCGGCCAGGATCGACCGGATCAGGTCGTAGCCGGTGACCAGCCAGCCCTGGTGTCCGTCGGGGAAGGGGAAGCGGCTGATCGGGCCGTGCTCGCGGGCGTCGATCAGCTCTGCCGGCGGGTCGAAGGGACAGCCGGGCTGACGCGCCGTCGGCATCGTCGTGACGGTGTGGAGGGATTCACTCATGCCCATTCCTCATCTCGCGATAGTACGTGTTTGATATTATTCGAAAGCTACGCTGCATTCAGAATTCCTGTCAACCGCAGGAAGTGCATTCAGGCAGGTAATTAGCGCTAATTAATGCAATGACACTGCGCGCGAATGCAATGATGCGTTGCAATGACAGTGCAGCGCGAGCGCAGCGGGCAGCCGGTTTGCCCTCTGCCTTGGGCAGGTGCAGGAGATCCGTCATCAGCAGCAGGTTTTCCTCGCCGGTGCGCAGGTCGTGCACCGATCGTTTCGCCTTGGCTCAAGTGCGGCTTAGCGGGTGGACTCGCGGTTGAACAGCTTCTTCGACCAGAGGTAGCCGCCGAGCGCGATGACGACGCACCAGCCGACCGCGATGACGGCGTTGTTCCCGACCGGCGTGCCCATCAGCAGGCCGCGCAGGGTCTCGATGAGCGGCGTGAACGGCTGGTACTCGGCGAACCAGCGCAGCACGGTGGGCATCGAGTCGGTCGGGACGAACCCGCTGCCCAGGAACGGGAGCAGCAGCAGCGGCATACCGACGTTGCTCGACGACTCGACGGTCTTGCTGGCCAGGCCGAACGCGACCGACAGCCAGATGAAGGCGAAGGCCATCATCACCAGGACACCGATGAGGGCGAGCCAGTCGCCGGGCCCCGCCGACGGCCGGAAGCCGATGAGCAGCGCGACGCCGATGACCGCCGCGATGCTGAGCATCGTCTGGATGAGGCTGCCGATGACATGTCCGGTCAGGACGGACACGCGGGCGATGGCCATGGTGCGGAACCGGTCGACGATGCCCTCGGTCATGTCCATGGCGATCGAGATGGTGGTGCCCTGGACCGCAGCGGTGATCGTCATCAGGATGATCGCGGGGGTGACGTAGTTGACGTACTCCGCACGTCCGCCGGAGACGCCGCCGAGCCCGGCGCCGAGCGTGCCGCCGAAGACGTAGACGAACAGCAGCAGGAAGACGATCGGCATGCCGATGAGCTGCAGTGTCATGGACGGGTAGCGCACCATGCGCTTGAGGTTGCGGCGAAGCATCGTCGCCGAGTCGGTCAGGGCGTGCGACACAGTGCTCATCGTGCGGTCACCTTCTCCTTGTTGCCGGTGAGAGCGAGGAAGACATCGTCGAGGTCGGGGGTGTGCACGCTCAGCGAGTCGACCTCGACCGCGTTCTGGTCAAGCCGGTCGAGCAGCGCCTTCAGCGACCTGAGGCTGCCGTCGTGCGGTACGCGCAGGGCGAGCGTGTCGCTGTCGCGGGACACCTGGCCCACGGCGCGCGCGGCGGATTCGAGGTCGCGCTCGTCAGCGAACCGCAGCAGGACGTGGCCACCGGGAATGCGCCGCTTGAGCTCGTCCGCGGTGCCCTCGGCGACGATCTTCCCGTGGTCGAGCACCGCGATCCGGTCGGCGAGCTCGTCGGCCTCCTCCAGGTACTGGGTGGTGAGGAAGATGGTGACGCCACCCGCCACGAGCTCCCGCACGATCTGCCACATGGCACGGCGGCTGCGCGGGTCCAGCCCGGCGGTCGGCTCGTCGAGGAAGATCACCTGCGGTGAGCCGACCAGCGTCATCGCGAGGTCGAGCCGCCGCCGCATCCCGCCGGAGTAGGTCGCCGCCGTCTTCTTGGCTGCATCGACGAGGTCGAACTGTTCGAGCAGCTGGGCGGTCCTGCGCCTGCCCGCCTTCCGGCCGAGGTGGTGCAGATCCGCCATCAGGGTCAGGTTCTCCTGACCGGTCAGCAGGTTGTCGACCGCCGAGAACTGGCCGGTGACGCCGATCGCGGCACGCACCGCGTCCGGCTCGGCGGACAGGTCGTGACCCGCGATCCGCGCGCTGCCCCCGTCGGCGCGGATCAGGGTGGACAAGATCTTGACTGTGGTGGTCTTGCCGGCGCCGTTGGCGCCGAGCAACGAGAAAACGGTGCCACGCGGGACGTTCAGGTCGACGCCGTCGAGCACGACGTGGTCGCCGTACGACCGGCGCAGTCCGGTCGCCGTGATCGCAGATTGGGATGGCATGGTCATGAGAACCCCTTCGAGATCTGGTCAGGAACGGCGGACGGTGATGTCGCCGAACAACGTGCGCGCGCGGACTTCGACGGTCTGCTCGGACTTCTCCGGTGCTTCGCTGAGACCGTCCAGCGAGTTCTCCACCCGCCCGTGCGAGGTGTTCAGGTCGAGCCATGCGGCGGTGCCGGCGGCGACACCGATTTCGAGGTGGCCGGTCGAGGTGTGCAGCGTGACGGTGTCGCGCGTGACCTGGCCGACGCGAATGGTTCCGTTGGAGGTCTTGGCTTCCACCATGGCGTCGGCCCGGTCGACGGAGATGTCGCCGTTGGCCGAGCGCACCCGCAGTTCGCCGGTGACGGTGCCGATGTCGGTGTTGCCGTTGGAGTTCTTGATGACGGCGGTGCCACCGATCTCGCCGATGTGCACGCGCCCGGTGCCGGTGGAGACATCGACGTTGCCCGCGACCGTTTCGACGGTGATGTCGCCACCGGAGGTGCCCAGTCGAAGCGGTCCGGTCCGGTCGAGGCGGAAATGCCCGACCGACGCCTTGAGCCGGCACTCCCCCAGCGTGCCGACGCCGCGCAGGTCCGCTACCGACAGGTCCGCGTGCACGTGCGAGCCGGTGGGAAGTTCGATCAGCACGTCGACCGACCTGGTCTTCTTGGAGAAGTCGAGCATGCGGGCCTTCGGCCCACGGACCGTCAACGTGCCGTTGGCGTACTCGACGCGCGTCTTCTGCGCGGCGTCCACATCGGACTCGTCGGACTCGTCGCTCGGCCGCACCTCGACGACGGTGTCGGTCCGGTCGCTCGCGATGATCTGCACGTCACCGACGGAGAGCTCGATCGTGGCGGAAATCGGTTCAGGCGTGGCGAAAACAGGCATGGCTACCCCCTCAGAATGAGTCAGAAGAACATCCCCGCTGGTCGGAGATGTACGAAGAAAGTGGTTCTGGGTGTCGGCGTGGGCTAGCGAGCCCAGCCGGTGTAACGCTGCGCGCTGCGCTTGCCGCGCCGGTCGGAGCCGTGGTCGCGCTCCGGGGCACGCAGCGCGGTCGAGGCGGCCCGCACCAGCCAGGCGTTGAGCGAGCGACCTTCCTTGCCCGCCGCCTCCTCGATCGCGGCCTTGAGCTGTTCCGGGAGGCGGACGTTGATCCGTGCCACCGGGCCGTCCTCGAAGCTCGCCGCGGCGTCATCAGCCGACACCGCGCCCAGATCCGGGGTGTCCTCGAGTGGCTGCTCCGCCTGCCGAACCGTCACGACAAAGTTCGGGTCACGTCCACGCAGGTGCACCTGGACCGAACCGGGAGCCAGGTCTCGGGTGATCTCGTCGGCAGCCGCCGACAACGCCTCGAGCAGGGTGAGCCGGATCGCCGACTCCATCGACACGGTCAACCGCTCGATCAGCACACTGGCGTCACCATCACCGGTCTCGACGGCGGTCAGCAGCTCGCGACCGAGGGAGGCCACATACGGGGTCAGGTCCATGGCATCACTATGGCACACCGTGATGCCACCAGCAAGCCATATTGGCTCAGATTGGCATCACTCTGGCTCAGGCTGGATGTTCAGCCGATCACGACACGACAGACTGACTCCGGAACTCGCACGTCAGAGCCTGCTGACAAAGGCTTAAGTGCTCGTGGGCATGGGGCCGTAGAGGGCTGGTCCGATCTTGTTGATGTAGCCCTGGTGTGACCATTGGGACAGTTGGACGCGGAAGCTGTTGATGTTCGCGATTCCGAGGATGGCGGCCAGTTCGGTTCCCTTCCAGGCCCGCCAGGGCTGGGCGGCCAGGAGTTCCAGGACCTTGCCGCGCCGGTCGGGACTGGACAGGTCCGCAAGCGGGGGCGGGTCGCTCCAGCGGCCATGGGGCGGTCGGCCTGCCAGTTCGCGGGTCAGGCGGCTGGT
Above is a genomic segment from Streptosporangium album containing:
- a CDS encoding helix-turn-helix transcriptional regulator, giving the protein MTEFGKFLQARRGGVRPADVGLPAGTGTRRTPGLRREELAALAGVSIDYYVRLERGKETHPSPSVVEALADALRLNEEERGFLRELAARAARRAPEPRPLPSRRVRPTVTQLLETLRPNPAYVVSRTNDLLAANPGGLRLLHGIADWPERQRNTVRYTFLHPAARELWADWEQKAKGCVAQLRAIAGTDPDAPDLASLVGELIVKSPDFNRLWERYEVHTIGDGEKTLRHPEVGTMTLSHEGLSLNRAQGQRLIVYMAPPGSPDHDAMTLLDLAASGSSGGSGETAPVSPSRGCR
- a CDS encoding MFS transporter; the protein is MTPLAPARASQDARQRTAAPKLILATTFMGIFLLNLDAMAMNVALPGIGRAFGGSTAGLQWIVDAYTLMFAALLLSAGTLSDRIGASRAFGAGVALFTVASAACALAPGLGELIAARLIQGSAAAIMLPSSLALVRQAFPDAAALARAIALWTMAGAVAVAAGPVAGGVLSSTLSWRAIFVVNLPVGIAALAVLTRAERSPRRATPLDPYGQLTAIVALAALTFGVIDGGENGFGEPVVLGCLGLAAVATAAFIMIEARTAAPMVPLDLFRSRTVTVSVVIGFAVNAAFYGLVFVLSLFLQDVLNLSVMAAGLMFLPMMAVIAGANLASARASARSGPRMPIAVGQAIFALAMFGLLWMDEGTSRPVIAAMLIPVGLGLGFAVPSLTAILLNDIAADRAGMAAGILNSFRQTGGALAVAVFGALVADRGEFIVGLRVALCVAAVMLVATTAAALMLPRGRS
- a CDS encoding cytochrome P450, producing MSESLHTVTTMPTARQPGCPFDPPAELIDAREHGPISRFPFPDGHQGWLVTGYDLIRSILADPRFSSRKELMRHHPLVDYGDIEVPPAPPGEFLLMDEPQHGRYRKPLVGKFTVRRMRLLTERVEQVTAEHLDAMEQAGPPADLVTAFAKPIPAIIICELLGVPYEDRGSFQDNIDKFLGGEVGDEELIAAYTATQQYLAELVAAKRADPTDDLLSDLLDSDLTDEELRGIALILLSAGFDTTANMLALGTFALLQNPEQLAALRAEPALTDGAVEELLRYLSVAKQFARVALEDVELGGQTIKAGTTVILSLHTANRDPERFTDPHVLDVRRQEGGHLAFSHGIHQCLGQQLARVEMRVALPALLNRFPTLRLAVPADEVALRPEIADIYGVKSLPVTWDA
- a CDS encoding ABC transporter permease, with the protein product MSTVSHALTDSATMLRRNLKRMVRYPSMTLQLIGMPIVFLLLFVYVFGGTLGAGLGGVSGGRAEYVNYVTPAIILMTITAAVQGTTISIAMDMTEGIVDRFRTMAIARVSVLTGHVIGSLIQTMLSIAAVIGVALLIGFRPSAGPGDWLALIGVLVMMAFAFIWLSVAFGLASKTVESSSNVGMPLLLLPFLGSGFVPTDSMPTVLRWFAEYQPFTPLIETLRGLLMGTPVGNNAVIAVGWCVVIALGGYLWSKKLFNRESTR
- a CDS encoding ATP-binding cassette domain-containing protein produces the protein MTMPSQSAITATGLRRSYGDHVVLDGVDLNVPRGTVFSLLGANGAGKTTTVKILSTLIRADGGSARIAGHDLSAEPDAVRAAIGVTGQFSAVDNLLTGQENLTLMADLHHLGRKAGRRRTAQLLEQFDLVDAAKKTAATYSGGMRRRLDLAMTLVGSPQVIFLDEPTAGLDPRSRRAMWQIVRELVAGGVTIFLTTQYLEEADELADRIAVLDHGKIVAEGTADELKRRIPGGHVLLRFADERDLESAARAVGQVSRDSDTLALRVPHDGSLRSLKALLDRLDQNAVEVDSLSVHTPDLDDVFLALTGNKEKVTAR
- a CDS encoding DUF4097 family beta strand repeat-containing protein, with protein sequence MPVFATPEPISATIELSVGDVQIIASDRTDTVVEVRPSDESDESDVDAAQKTRVEYANGTLTVRGPKARMLDFSKKTRSVDVLIELPTGSHVHADLSVADLRGVGTLGECRLKASVGHFRLDRTGPLRLGTSGGDITVETVAGNVDVSTGTGRVHIGEIGGTAVIKNSNGNTDIGTVTGELRVRSANGDISVDRADAMVEAKTSNGTIRVGQVTRDTVTLHTSTGHLEIGVAAGTAAWLDLNTSHGRVENSLDGLSEAPEKSEQTVEVRARTLFGDITVRRS
- a CDS encoding toxin-antitoxin system HicB family antitoxin; its protein translation is MDLTPYVASLGRELLTAVETGDGDASVLIERLTVSMESAIRLTLLEALSAAADEITRDLAPGSVQVHLRGRDPNFVVTVRQAEQPLEDTPDLGAVSADDAAASFEDGPVARINVRLPEQLKAAIEEAAGKEGRSLNAWLVRAASTALRAPERDHGSDRRGKRSAQRYTGWAR